The window CTCGAACCTTTTTTCTCCTTTTGTCACGTCCAGCACGAGGCCCTTGTCGTAGTCTATGAACTTAGTCCCAACGAGGGCGTAGCCTTCCTCCTTGAGGAACTCCACCATCTTCAGTCCAAGCTCATCGAACAGCTCCGCAGCCATTGTGGCCATACTGGGATCTTTTATGCCCAGCTCGTCGTGATACTTCCTTGCAAGTTCAAAAACGTCCATAACTCACCACCATATTTACTCCTCGCGAAGGGATAAAACAGTTGCGGTCGAAAGGCTTAAAACTGCCAACAATTACCACATTAAGAAGTGGTGAACATGGAAGAAAAGACCCTTAAGAAAGGGGAGCGATATTACAAAGCTGGAAAGGTTCTCTGGGTGGTTAAACAGGGGGATACTCTCTTCTCCAAGGTTCTCGGTACTTATCCCTATTACGCTGAACTCACCCTCTCAACCGGCGAAAACCGTTGCACCTGCCCTCTCGGAGGGGACTGCAAACACGTCGCTGCCACGCTGAAGGCCTATGAGAACGGCTTCTACTTTGAAGCCCTGGAAAAGCACGCCGAACTCTACCCCGAGGCGGTGGCGATGGAGTTCCT of the Thermococcus onnurineus NA1 genome contains:
- a CDS encoding SWIM zinc finger family protein, which encodes MEEKTLKKGERYYKAGKVLWVVKQGDTLFSKVLGTYPYYAELTLSTGENRCTCPLGGDCKHVAATLKAYENGFYFEALEKHAELYPEAVAMEFLAEVPELALDVTLKELRFAMSTDESGSEAARIFRRALKLVGITKRTEALHVLEEVLDEYGHIFSDYELALKLEDELRELEAGL